The genomic DNA GGGCCGCCCGCCGACCTCCGGAAGGAGCTGTTCCGGCAGTGACGTTCCGGGGCGGGGCACAGGGGTCCGGGTGGATGGTCACCGGAGAGAGGAATTGCCCGGTCGGAATGCGGTGCGGGCGGCAGTCGTCGGTCGCGCGGTGGGGGCGCCGGTGATTCCGGATCGCCGACCCACCCCGGACCTGCTGTTGTGTGCCGCGAAAGGCCTGGCGGTGTGCCTCCAAGTTAACAGATACGTAAGGCAGTTGTGATTCAACACTTGACAGGTGCCCATCACCACGCCACTTTGGGAGCGCTCCCACCATCAAGACTTGCACGCTTCCTTACCCTCCGCTCCCCACACCTTCGAGACGTGAACCGGAGGCATGGTCGCTGTCGCGCCCCCATGTCCCCCGGCTGTTCTCGGCCGAGGAAAGCGAATGTCATGAGTCTGGTAAAGCGCTCCACTCACGGCTGCCCCGGTGGGCTGCCGGTCCTGTTGCTCACCGCTTGTGCAGTCGCCGCATCTCTGGCGGGAGTGCCGGCCGCGGCGGCCGAGCCGAGCACCCTGCACGACCTGGCCGCCGCCCACGGGAAATACTTCGGCTCCGCCACCGACAATCCCGAACTGCCCGACACCGCCTACGCCGCCACCCTGGGTTCCGAATTCGGTCAGATCACTCCGGGCAACTCCATGAAGTGGGACACCACCGAGCCGCAGCAGGGGCAGTTCAGCTTCACCAAAGGCGATGTGATCAGCGACTTCGCGCGGGATCACGGTCAGACCGTACGCGGTCACACACTCGTCTGGCACAGCCAGCTGCCCGGCTGGGTCGCCGCGCTGCCGGCGTCGCAGGTGGAAGCGGCGATGACGAACCACATCACCGAAGTCGCAGGCCACTACCGGGGTGAGGTCACCGCCTGGGACGTCGTGAACGAGCCGTTCAACGACGACGGGACCTTCCGCGCGAGCCCCTTCTACAACGCCATGGGCAGTGATTACATCGCCACCGCCCTGCGCGCCGCCCACGCCGCGGACCCGGACGCCAAGCTCTACATCAACGACTACAACACCGAGGGCCTGGGCGCGAAGAGCGACGCCATGTACGACCTGGTCAGCGAACTGGTCGCCGAAGGTGTGCCGATCGACGGAGTCGGGTTCCAGGGGCATCTGGCGGTCCAGTACGGATTCCCCGGCGGCATGCAGCAGAACCTGAAGCGATTCGCCGACCTCGGGCTCGACGTCGCCGTCACCGAACTCGACGTACGCATGCAACTGCCCGCCGACGCGGCCAAGCTGGCCACGCAGGCCACCTACTACCGGAACGTCGTCGAGGCCTGCCTCGCGGTGGCGCGGTGCGTCGGCATCACGGTCTGGGACTACACGGACAAGTACTCCTGGGTCCCCGACGCGTTCCCCGGACAGGGTGCGGCCAACCTCTACGACGAGAACCTCCGGCCGAAGGCCTCGTACGACGCCGTGCGCACCGCGCTGGGCGGCGACGACGAAGGCGGTGGCGGCGGTGAGCCGGGTGCGCTCAAGGCCCGGTACCGCAACAGCGACCCGGCCCCCGCGGACAACCAGATCAAGCCCGCTCTCCAACTGGTGAACACCGGCGCCGCCGCCGTCGATCTGTCCACGGTGAAGGTGCGCTACTGGTTCACCGGTGACAACGGAGCGTCCTCGTACGGCACGTGGTGCGACTGGTCCCCGCTCGGCTGCTCCACCATCACCCACCGGGTGGCCGCCATGAGTTCACCGAAGGCCGGCGCCGACCACTACCTGGAGGTCGGCTTCGGCAGCGGCAGCCTGGCGCCGGGGTCCTCCACCGGTGAGATCCAGCTGCGGCTGAGCAAGACCGACTGGTCGAACTTCGACGAGACCGACGACTACAGCCGCACCACCGGGACCTCCTACGCGGACGCCCCGAAGGTCGCGGTCTACATCGGCGGCGAACTCGCCTGGGGCATCGAGCCCTGACGCTCCGCACCACCTGCACAGCCCTCCCTCCCCCTACGACACCCACCAACGGAGGATTTGTGTCGATATCACGTAGAACATTCAGTACTGCCTTGAGCGGCAGCCTGATCGCGATGGGCCTGACCCAGGGCACCGCCGTGGCCAAGCCCACCACCGCGACGGGCGAGGGCTCCCGTGCCGCGGCGGCCGACGACCCTTACACCCAGGCGTTCCTCACCCAGTACGGCAAGATCAAGGCGGCGGGCAACGGCTACTTCAGCCCGGACGGCCTTCCGTACCACTCGGCCGAGACACTGATGGTCGAGGCTCCGGACCACGGTCACGAGACGACCTCCGAGGCCGTCAGTTTCTGGATGTGGCTGGAGGCCGCGTACGGCCGGGTGACGGGGGACTGGGACCCCTTCAACGAAGCGTGGGCGATCGCGGAGCGCACGATCATCCCGCAGCACGCCGATCAGTCCACCGCCGACGCGTACAACCCGAGCTCCCCGGCGACCTACGCGCCCGAATGGCCGCTTCCCGACAACTACCCGTCA from Streptomyces sp. NBC_01707 includes the following:
- a CDS encoding endo-1,4-beta-xylanase, with protein sequence MSLVKRSTHGCPGGLPVLLLTACAVAASLAGVPAAAAEPSTLHDLAAAHGKYFGSATDNPELPDTAYAATLGSEFGQITPGNSMKWDTTEPQQGQFSFTKGDVISDFARDHGQTVRGHTLVWHSQLPGWVAALPASQVEAAMTNHITEVAGHYRGEVTAWDVVNEPFNDDGTFRASPFYNAMGSDYIATALRAAHAADPDAKLYINDYNTEGLGAKSDAMYDLVSELVAEGVPIDGVGFQGHLAVQYGFPGGMQQNLKRFADLGLDVAVTELDVRMQLPADAAKLATQATYYRNVVEACLAVARCVGITVWDYTDKYSWVPDAFPGQGAANLYDENLRPKASYDAVRTALGGDDEGGGGGEPGALKARYRNSDPAPADNQIKPALQLVNTGAAAVDLSTVKVRYWFTGDNGASSYGTWCDWSPLGCSTITHRVAAMSSPKAGADHYLEVGFGSGSLAPGSSTGEIQLRLSKTDWSNFDETDDYSRTTGTSYADAPKVAVYIGGELAWGIEP